The region GCTCTATGGGGTTTCTAGGGTTTGGCAATATTTTGGGGTATGATCATTATTATGGTATGACGGAGTATGATAACGATGATGACTTCGATGGTACTTGGGGGATATGGGATGAGCCATTCTTTCAGTTTATGAGAAAGACATTAAACGAAAAAAAGGCTCCATTCTTTGCTACATTATTTTCTGTTTCTTCACATGAACCATTTGGAATACCTGAAGAATACGAAGGGAAATTTCCAAAGGGAAACTTGCAGATTCACGCTCCAGTAGGCTATACGGATTATGCTTTTAAGCGTTTTTTTGAAGAGAGTAAAAATGAGCCCTGGTTTGAGAATACTATTTTTATCATTACAGCAGATCATACTAATCAGATTTATTATAATAAATATAAAGAGCTAGTAAATAGGACGGCTATTCCTATTATGATATACACGCCAGATGGCAGGCTAAAGGGGGTAGATAATCGACTAGCACAACAAATGGATATATACCCTACCATCTTAGATTTAGTAGGATATAATGAACCGTTTAGAAGTTGGGGAAGTAGTTTGATTAACGGGTCAGTAGACAATCGCTTTACTATTAGCTATGGGGCAAATGAAATTACATATCAAGGAGATAAGTATATTGTTCGTTTTAATGGACTTAAAGCTACAGGTTTTTATGCGATAAATGACAAAGCATTGAGCAAAAATCTAATTAAGCAGAAGAATAAAGAAATGCAGGAGTTAGAGATGAGCTGTAAAGCATTTCTTCAAGACTATTTCGATAGAATAATCAATCGAAAACTCGATGACTAATTATCTAAAAGCTAAGGGACCCATACTATGAGTCCCTTTTATTATTCGTCTAAATCACCTTCTTTTAATAATGTCTGTGCTACATTTAGATCTTCTTCGTTGACTAGGATATGTACAGCCCTATCCAGAGTTCCAGCCCCGATACCAATAGCAGACTGTATATCATCTCTTATGATATAAGGAATGTTGTTCTCTTCCAGCATATCGCGTACAGCTAGTGACATAATTTCGCTACCTGCAAATAATTTTTTGTGCCCCATAATTATCATATTTGAATGTAAGTTATAAAAAAATATAGGACTAGAGTTTTAAGATTAGGTTAAAATAGTTTTTAGAGCATCTAAAAGTTTTTAATCTGAAAAAAATATGCTATCTTAATAAAAGATTTGTACTACTATCTGAATCACCATATATTATTTAGCTATGGAGGTGATAGGGTATAAGTAAACACTTTATAAATAGTAGTGTTACATACTATTTAGTTTTGTTGATTTTTAATAAATGAGATGAGATTATGAAAATAGAAGAGACAAAGGCATTTGGACAATTAACGAATATAGCGCAGACTATTGCAAATAAGAGTGCCTCAAAAAAGCAAATACTAGAAGCAGTTGTTATTGTTAATAATATAGGGTTTGATAAATGGTCCAGTATAACTAATTTACCTCCTTTATGGCATGGTATAGTAAAAGAACTAGCTCAGTAGCTAGTACATAAGCAGAAAAAGAGAAATAAGACATCATGAGTGCTACGTACTTATGGTGTTTTTTTATATCTATACCTCAGTAAGCGATTTGATATGAACTAGCTCACATGGATTAGGAAGATAAAATGGATGCATGTTTGAATAGTGTAATTTATTGTAAATCTATTTCTATAATTTTGACTTAAAATAGCGATATGAATAAGGTTAATTATTATAAGGTTTTAGGAGTAGACCCTGCTGTGTCTGATGATGAGCTGCACAAGGCTTTTAAGGTTTTATTTGCGAGGTATAATCCTTCAAGTAACCCCAATAGTGCGTATTTAAGAACGATGTATCAGCAACTCAACCAAGCATACGAAATACTCGGTGATAAGACTAAGCGAATAGAATACAATGTAGAGCAGGGTTTTCAAAAGCCTGTTGAAAGTGTAGTAGAGGAAAGTATTTATAAGGAAAGTAGTGTTAAGCAAAGTAACAGTAAGGAGAGAATACAACCAACGTTACAGCGTACGAACAATGATTTATACATAGGTGATAGTAATAATAAGGCCTATGTATTTCTTTTTGTAATCATTGGGATAATTATTGTTGGAGGAGGAGCTTTTGCATATTTTGCATTTAACAGCGATATCAGCCTAGAAGAAAAAGTAGATACTCAAAGTGATGTGATAACTCCAGAGAAGGAATCGAATATTGCAGAAGTAGATATTGTGAATACAAAAGAAACTACAGAGGTGATACCAGTAGAAGCCCCTGTAAAACCGGTAATAGAATCTCTTAAGAAGAGTGAAGAAAACGAAACCCTGCCAGTAGTAAAACAAGAGAAAAAAGATCTGACTCCAGTGATAGCAAAACAAGAGAATAAGGACAAATCTCCTAAAGTACCTCCTAGTGATAAAACTGTAGCAGCGAGTAAAACTAATGATTTAAAAGATGAGTTTGGTACGAAACGCTCTTTTAATGTAGGAGCAACTAAAAATGATGTGTGGGCGGTGAAAGGGGATCCTACAGATGTAAAAATAGAAGGCGATATCGAGATATGGTATTATGGAAAAGTGAAAGTTAAGTTTAAAAATGGAAAGGTAATTAATTAGAAGTATATTATAAACCCAGAATCAGCAATTAGCCAAATACTACAAAGCAATTCTACTTGATAGCTCTTTCATTAGCTATATAACCATACTATAGTATGGTTAAATCACTAATTCAGACCTATTTTGTATAATTACTTTTCGTTTATATGTCTATCACTGATTTTGCGATAAAACAAAACATCCCGATTCATTGTGACTCGGGGTGTTTTGTTTTTAGTACCACTTAGCTATACCTATAGCTAGTCCTCCAAAGAAACCTATCACAAACATAAATGTACTAATGTAGTATAGGTCTTTTTTAGTAATCGTTTTCATAATTTGCTTTTATAGTTTAATCCTAACAAGACACATCTTTATTTCGTTATTCAATAAATTGTTTTTAAATAGTATAAGAAATAAACAATCTATTAAAAACAGAAACCACCCCAAGTCATTGTGACTTGGGGTGGTTTTGTTTTTATAACTAACTAATCAATTCGAATAATATTATTGGTTTCTGAAGACCAATTCGTTGTTGAAAGAGTCTAATAAGATCATGCTATCTGCTTTTACATTACCAGATAAGATTTCTTTAGACAAGCGGTTTAATACCTCTTTCTGCACAACGCGTTTTACAGGACGTGCACCGAACTCAGGTTCATACCCTTTGTTTGCTAAGAATTCTTTTGCTTCTGCAGTGGCTTCCATGTGTACGTTTTGCTGTGCCAGCATCTTGAATACACTTTGCAATTGAATATCTACGATTTGTAAGATATTGTCTTTGCTCAATGGCGTAAACATTACCACCTCGTCAATACGGTTTAAGAACTCAGGGCGAACTTGCTGTTTTAACTCGTTCAACACTTCTTTTTTAGCTTCTTCAGAAGCCTGTTCTATATTTGTAGCATTCTCAAACTTCTCTTGGATAATGTGACTACCCATATTTGAAGTCATGATAATGATGGTATTCTTGAAGTCAGCTAGACGACCTTTGTTGTCTGTTAAACGTCCTTCATCCAGTACTTGTAACAAGATGTTGAATGTATCAGGGTGTGCTTTTTCGATCTCGTCTAACAGTACTACAGAGTACGGTTTTCTACGTACCGCTTCAGTTAATTGTCCCCCTTCATCATACCCTACATATCCTGGAGGTGCTCCTACTAATCTACTTACGCTGTGTCTTTCTCCATATTCACTCATATCAATACGCGTCATAGCACTTTCGTCATCAAATAGGTACACTGCTAATGCTTTAGCCAACTCTGTTTTACCAACCCCAGTAGTTCCTAAGAATAGGAATGAACCTATCGGTTTTTTAGGGTCTTGTAATCCAGCTCGACTTCTACGTACAGCGTCACTAATCGCCTCAATAGCTTCTTCTTGACCTACCACGCGTTTGTGTAATTCGCCTTCTAAGTGAAGCAGTTTTTCTCTTTCACTTTGTAGCATTTTAGTCACTGGCACACCAGTCCATTTTGCTACTACTTCAGCGATATCATCACTTGTAACCTCTTCTTTAATTAGCGATTGACCACTTTGGTTTTCGTCTAATTGTTTTTGTGCTTTCTCAAGGTCTTCTTGAGCGTCTTTTATTTTTCCATATCTAAGCTCAGCTACCTTACCATAGTCACCATCACGTTCAGCTTTTTCAGCTTCCAGTTTATAGGTTTCTATTTCTTGTTTAATAGCCTGTACACGATCTACAACCTCTTTTTCAGATTGCCATTTGCTATAGATATCGTTTCTTTCTTCTTTTAAGTTAGCAACTTCTAATCCAAGAGATTTAAGTTTGTCCTCATCATTCTCACGTTTGATAGCTTCAATCTCAATTTCTAATTGCATAATCTTACGATCAAGCACATCTAATTCCTCTGGTTTAGAGTTGATCTCCATTCTCAATTTAGCCGCAGCCTCATCCATCAAGTCAATTGCCTTGTCTGGTAAGAAACGGTTGGTGATATAACGCTCTGATAAGTTAACCGCAGCGATAATCGCCTCATCTTTTATACGTACTTTGTGGTGAGCTTCATATTTCTCTTTAATACCACGTAAGATAGATATAGCACTTTCTGTATCTGGCTCATCTACCATTACTTTTTGGAAACGACGCTCTAAGGCTTTGTCTTTCTCAAAGTACTTTTGGTACTCATCTAATGTAGTCGCTCCGATAGAGCGAAGTTCTCCACGTGCTAAAGCAGGTTTTAAGATATTTGCAGCATCCATAGCCCCTTCACCACCTCCAGCACCTACTAAAGTGTGAATCTCATCGATGAATAAGATGATGTTTCCCTCAGCAGAAGTTACCTCTTTTACAACTGATTTTAAACGCTCCTCAAACTCTCCTTTGTACTTGGCACCTGCTATTAAAGCTCCCATATCTAATGAGAAGATTTGCTTGTCTTTTAAGTTATCAGGTACATCTTGTTGTACGATACGGTGTGCTAATCCCTCTGCGATAGCTGTTTTACCCACTCCAGGCTCACCGACTAGCATTGGGTTGTTTTTTGTACGACGGCTTAAGATTTGTAACACACGTCTGATTTCTTCATCACGTCCGATTACAGGATCTAGTTTACCCTCGTTAGCTAACTTGGTAAGGTTATTAGCATATTTATTTAAAGAGTTATAAGTTTCTTCAGCAGATGCAGAAGTTACTCTTGCTCCATTTCTGATTTCGTTAATAGCAGCTTCAAGTTGTTTTTCTGTTACACCTTGATCTTTTAATATCTGTGCTACTTTGCTCTTAGATTTAAAAATAGCTAAGATCAAGTGCTCTATAGATACATATTCATCTTTCATCTTAGTAGCGATAGACTGTGCTTCAGTGATAGCAGTACCTGCTTCTCTTGATAAGCCCATTTGACCTCCGTCTACCTTAGGGAAGCTAGAGATTGTTGCATCTAATACAGATTTAAAAGTATCTACATTGATGTTTAGTTTCTTTAAGATAAAAGGAGTGACGTTTTCGTCTACTTCCATTATCGCTTTGAAAATGTGTTCATTTTCTATTTGCTGTTGCCCTAAGCCTTGCACGATTACCTGTGCTTGCTGTAAAGCTTCTTGCGATTTTATTGTAAAATTATTTAAGTTCATATACTGATCTGTTTATTTGTTTGGTTATATCGTAATAGACAAAAGGTGTTCCATTACTAAGTTTAAGACATTTTGACAATGTTTGCATAATTCGCATTAGTAAAAGATGTCAAAAAGTCATAAATTTGCGTATATACACTTAATCAAACTAACATTTTGTCTTATGAAATGGATCAATATAACAGAGAGTAGTCAAATAAAAGAGCTTATCGAGAAGTCAAACGATAAAGCCGTTATTATATTTAAGCACAGTCCACGTTGCCATATTAGCAAATTTGCTTTGCGCAATTTTGAAGCTAGTTTTACTAATCCTACAGCAGTAGATTGTTATTTAGTAGATGTAGTTAACAATAGGTTGCAGTCTATCGAAGTTAAGGAAGAGCTAGGAGTACAACATGAATCTCCTCAACTGATTATTGTTACTAAAGGAAAAGCAGTATTTAATACTTCGCACGAAAGTATAGATGGGGTTGATACCGAGAAACTATTGTTGAGATTATAAGATGGCCAGAACATTAGTGTATAGAACGAGAACTTTACAAGGGGTAAAGACACCTGGGATTATTCATAATGGAGGCTACCATTTTACTCATTTTGATGTTTATGAAGACGGTAGAGTAGCGAATTGGAACTTTGAAGATTTTGAGCACTTTATTAAAGATGTACAGAATGGATGGGTAGTAACAAGTATCCCTGATGGAGAGGAAATCTCTTGTTTTAACTTAGGCTCTTGGAAAATAGAAAAGGTACAATGGTATTATACACCTGAATCTTATATCGACTATATTAAAAGTTTAGTGCTTGAATTAAATCCTAATTGGTCTAATATATATACTTATCAAGAGCGAAAAGTCAATGGTGTTACGGTAGGGGAGTCAGGAACAGGTACCTTGTATAAAGAGGATACAGTGGATGTAGATGTATTTTTTCCTAAGAAAGTGAAAGGAGAGAATCGCAGTTTGTTTTATATATGTGAAGACAAATATTACCTAGTCCAACTATTGCTTTTTAAGGATAAAACTATTTTGGTTCACGGTTGTGGAGAGGAGAAAGTATTAGGCTTTGAAAGTTTAAGAAAGTTGATAGACCAAGGTATTGTTTGTAGTACAATTCCCCGTGGATCTAGAGTGATTATTGAGAACTTAGGAGAGTTTAGTATAGCAGAAGAATTTTACAGCAATGAGATTGAAGAGATATTTGTTGAATTAGAAGATGACTATCGAAAGCTAAATGGAGAGAAGACTTTACTTGAGTTATGCAGAGAAGCTTTGGATGCTTATCAAGAGAATCCTAGTGAAGCATTAAAAGAAGCATTAAAAATAGCTTATGAACGTATCCCTGAACATCTACAGATGTATTTAGGTGATATGGATAGTAAGGATGGAGAATATATAGACATTATATATGGACCTGATTATTGGAAACACGAGGATATAGAATAAACAAAAGAGGCTTTCGGCCTCTTTTGTCATAAATACAAGGGGGACTTTCTTAATTAAATAGAAAGTGTGTTGTAGTTGTTTTCATTTAACTGAAACATGTATTTATGTGCATTAGGTGTGCCGATAAAGTACAAAGGCAAGTCTTTCAATGTTACACCATATACTTTTAAAGCAAACTCACATACTACTAGTTTTACACCTGCTTTATCAGCAGCATCTAGCTCTGCGCGCAATTCTTTATTGTTTAATTCTTGTACCATTTGCCCCATGATTACGATTTGGAAATCAGCTTTAGGATTAGCTTTCTTGATTTCGCTTCCAGTCATAATAGAAGAGCGAAGGTTTTTTATAGATTGGACTAGAATAGCGTATTTATCTCCTTTAGTATCCTGTTCGTAGGCTATAGTAACTACTTTAGATGTATTAAAGGCTACAGCCTGTGTACTCACGATAGAACATAAAGCAATTGCTAAAACTAATTTTCTCATTGTTTACTATATTATGGTTTATATAGTGGCTAAAGTAGCCTATGGAGTAGAGGTGGGAAGTAACAATTGTTACACAACAGTTAATTACTAAGTTTGTAAATCCTGAAGAGTAAATCTCTCCATGTTGCGGTTACTTGCTTATTTCGTGCCCAATTCGTGAGGAATGTTTGCTCAGGAGAGTTTTTTCAGCAAGAACACCTCTAGCATTAGGCTCGTATTCTTAAGGGAGATCGTAATTGAGAAAAGATAACTATGACTATGTAACATTGGTTACAGTACGGTTCCAAATTAGTAATTAGTTTTGAAGTATTAAATCCGATAGAATGATAATCACATATTTTAAGAAATGGTCAGCGATCAGGTGGATTCGCTTAGCACTGGGGATATTACTGTTGTTTCAGGCAATAGATGCGGAGTTATGGATATTAAGTATTCCGGCAGCATACTTGTTTTTGCAGACATTTTTTAATTTTGGTTGTAAAAATGAGCAGTGTAAAATCAGATAAACAAGTTTAGATGTTGATAGATAGTGTTTTGCAGTAAAAATATAGAATATTAAATAATACAAGAATATTTATATTTTAGCAAAGTTTTAAAAACTCACAAAATATGAATAAAAGACTGACTACAATATTTTTTTTTACAGCAGTGCTAAGTGTATCAGTAGCGTGTAAAGATAAAGAGACAGAAGTTCCATCAACAGACACTACTACAGAAGAAGTAACGACTGCTGTACAAACAGAAGAACCAATGGCAACAGTAGATGAAGCTGCAATAGAGGGGGATGAAGCGGAATATAATCCCACGATCTATCCGACGTCATTTAAGTTTAAACACGATTTGATATTGACAGGTACGTTCCACGAGGGAGAAGTACCTACAGATGTGAGTAGCAAATCTTGGGTAGGATTAGTCAAAGAAACAGATGGTGCATATAGTGTACATAAAATGAATCCAACTATAAAAATAGTACATGATGAAGTGGTAGATGAAGTAGGAGAAATGACAGGAGTAAAGGTTTCTGCTAAGAGTGTAGGTGAGATAGTGTTTATGACAAACGAAGGTCTTATTAGTCAGGGGAGTGATCTTGCGATAGCTCAGTTACCTACAATAATTTATCCTGGCCAGAGTAAGGAGTTTACTTATAAAGGGAAGGTGTATACTATCTATGCAGAGGGAGAAAAAGGAGCTCCGTATACTTATGAGAACAATGAAGGTGAGGTAATCAAGACATACGAGATTAAGAAATACCAATTATATCTTAAAGTAAAGGGGCAAGATAAGGTGATTACTCTATTAGATTTAAAAAGCCTAGAGGAAGCTACACCTACGATAGAGTTTGCAGGTGATCTAAATGGAGATGGTTATCTTGATTTATTGATCAATACTACTTATAATTATAATATGAGTCGCCCTACTTTATATCTATCTGATACAAAATCAGGACAACTTAATGTAAAAGCTGTAGCTGCACTAGAGAGTTTAGGATGCTAGTAAGTAACTAATATAATAACAAAAGCCTGTGAACATCATTCACAGGCTTTTTGTTTATATCATAGTAATCGTCTCTACCTTAAATACAGGATGTGGTATTTATAATGTGTTTTTAATACTTATAGGTTGTTATGTTTTTGTTTAGTCTCTATTTTACTACATATTACTATCTTTCATTGCAGGCATATTGATTTCCTTAACACAACTAGCTTTAGAGGTTGATATAATAAAACGGATGGCTTGTAATACATCTTGTAGAGGGATAAGTTCTCCATTAGATTTTTCGATAATAGAAGTTGCAGTTTCTTCACATCCATATTCTGTGGCTAGATAGCCTAAGTTAAGAATAGAGACTCCAATATTATCCTCTCTAAGGTTCTCTCTTAAAGCGTGAATAACTCCTCTTAAGGCAAATTTAGTCGCTGAGAAGGCAACTTCTTTTCCATTGTGATTGTCTAATCCCCAGGTAGAGCCAATCAAGATAATCTTAGCATTATCTGATAACTTTAAGTTCTCTATAAATGCCTGAACCATTAGTATACACGAGGAGATATTCGTATTAATCATAGTGATGATTTCATCTTGTGTATTATCACTAAACGTATAGTCTACAGAGAATGCATTGTGTTCCCATATCCCTACATTATAGATAAAGTAATCGATCTTTTGATCTGTTATTTCTTGTTTTAGAGTATTAGTAGCAAAGATAGGGTTTGATAGATCTGCTGCTATCCAGTGTTTATTAGCAAGAGCCGTAGTTAGATAATCAGGTTGACTGCGTGAGACACCATAGATGATATCTTGTTCATTAGGAATGTATTGCGTGATAGCTTTGCCTAAGCCTTTGCTTACACCGTATATTAAGTATGTTTTAGAATTCATTGTATTTTGTGATTTGTCTTCTAGGGAGCTTATACAAATAGTGATAAGACCGTATTGTTTTGCAATCAGCAATTTACAAAAAGAAGAAGTAAGGTGAACTATTTAGGAACGTTTTTAGGTGTTTTGACATTAAATAGCAAGGATATGTTGTGGTTTAATAGTGTAAAGTGTTGTTTTGTAGTTGTTTGAGTATAGTGTTAAAGTCTGTTTTTTATAGTTAGTATGTCATAAGAACATCTAATTTTGCACCACCTTAAAAATACGAAATAACGATGAAAAGAAAATCACTAATTGCAGTGATGGTTTTGACAATTGGTCTAGCTATGAACAGTTGTAAAAACAAAGAAGTAGACGAAATATCTACTGAAGGCGAGCGGAATATTAGTTACGCTAACCTAGAACCTGAAGAGATAGTCATCAGTAACTTAGGAATAGATGACGATGGTTTTGAACACTATAGTATAGTGTCTGGAACCGAAAACATTAAAGATTATCCAAAACATTTTTCTTTTGACAATACCCTTCTTACACCGGGGGCATTTCATATAGACGAAGTTCCTGAAAGAATAGAATCTAAAGAATGGCTAGGATTAATATCTGACAGCATTAATACATATAAGTTAGTTACCATGACACCTATGGTATCGAAAATATTAGGAGAGGCTGAAGAGGAGGAAGGAATGACTGGAATAGCCATTTCTAACAATGGAAAACAGGCTTGTCTGATGTTTATAGAGAAGAAGAATAGCTCTCTAAAAGAAACTGTTGTTGAGGCAGCAAATATCCCTTCCTATATTTATCCAGGAGAGAAAGTACAGTTTAGTTTTAAAGGAAAGGAATATACTTTATATGCTACAGGTACAAGAAAACTTAATGGAGTAAGTGAAGCAGACTTCCTAAACTCTGTAGAGCAAGGTTATGAAATGCCTAAATATTATGTAAAGAATTATACTTTGCGTATAGAGGTAAAAGATGGAGAGCAAATCAGTGAAATGATGCTGTTATCTCAGAAGTACTTTGAAGAAGGGCAAGTACCTAAAGTGATTTTTAGTGGAGATCTTAATGGTGATAATATAATAGATATATTGATTAATACTTCTACGCAGTACAATATCTCTAGACCGACATTGTATCTATCAGATACAACCAATAATAATGTTTCTATACAGCCGGTAGCGGCACACGAAAGTATAGGGTGTTAATTGCGATTTACTTTCAGAGTAAATAAATGTACTTTTTTAAAAGCCTCTTAGTTTAATTACTAGGAGGCTTTTTTACTTTACATTAAGGATGTAAGTGTAGAGGAGTGTGTAATCTCTACTTTACGATAACTTAATTATTTCGTAATATTTAGGATAGTCTATACCTTCATTATTATAAGTAGTTTCGGCAAAAATTTAATTATGAATACACATCGAAATTTAGAGGTTTGGAAGTATAGTGTAGAGTTTGTCTCTACTGTTTATGATATTACAAAGGACTTTCCTAAAGAGGAAATATATGGATTGAGCAATCAGTTAAGACAGAGTGCTGTAGCTATCCCTTCTAATATAGCAGAGGGTGGTGCTAGAAAAGGGAATAAGGAATATAAACAGTTTTTATATATTGCTTTAGGAAATCTAGCAGAGTTAGAAACTCAATTAGTGATAGCACATGATCTAAATTATTTAGATAATATCGCTCAATATGATTCTACTATTACAGAAATCAGAAGTATGCTGTATACTTTAATCAAATCACTGAAAAAGAACAAGGAATAAAGAGGGAGTCTACGAAGTACTAACTAAGGAAAAAGACTGTTTGTCTTAAATCCAGAATTAGCATTAACCCAATACTACAAAGCAATTCTACTTCATAGTTCTTTCATTAGCTCTATAATCATACTACAGTATGCCTGAATCACTAAGTCAGACCTGTTTTGTATAATTACTTTTCGTTTATAAGTTTATTGCTGATTCTGGGTAGAAGGTTCAAATGCACTTAATAATTAGAAAAGAGTACAGGTTTATTAAAAATGAAAGCGTGGAATAACAGTGTTATTTCACGCTTTCGTATGTGATTTTACACTTGATCGGTGTAGTAGTTTAAAACTTGATTGTAGCAGGAAGTAAAGTACTTCTTACCTCGCCAAAACCGATTCTTACCTCTTCATTTTGACAGAACCCTTTCATCGTTACAGTATCATAATCATGTAAGAATGTACGTGTGCTACCATCTGCTAGGGTTAGTGGATTAGCCCCTGCCCAAGTCAATTCTAACATAGAGCCATAGCTATCTGGAGTTGGTCCTGAGATAGTTCCTGACCCCATTAGATCACCAGAATTAACTTTACATCCATTTACTGTATGGTGTGCTAATTGTTGGCTCATCGTCCAATACATATATTTAAGATTAGAAGCAGAAATAAGTTTGTCTACTCCATTCTCAGGCTGTAGATATACTTCTAATTTGATATCAAAAGCTCCATCTCCAGTTTGTTGCAAATAAGGAAGAGGGGTAGGGTCTTGTTTAGGCCCAGCTACTCTGAAAGGTTCTAAAGCATCTAGAGTGATAATCCAAGGAGAGATAGAAGAAGCGAAGTTCTTCGCTAAGAATGGCCCTAATGGTACATATTCCCATGTCTGAATGTCTCTGGCACTCCAGTCATTTAGAAGTACCATACCGAAGATGTACTCTTCTGCATTATCTACTAGAACACTATCTCCCATAAGGTTAGCATCTGTAGTGATAAAAGCAGTTTCTAGTTCGAAGTCTACGCGTTGTGATGCTCCGAAGACAGGAACAGTAGCTCCTTTAGGTAAAGTCTGTCCTACTGGACGTTTTACATTTACTCCAGAAGGGACGATAGTCGAGCTTCTACCATGGTATCCTATCGGTATATGAAGCCAGTTAGGGAATAAAGCATTTGCAGGATCTCTAAACAGCGTACCTACATTAGTAGCATGTTCTCTACTAGAGTAGAAGTCAGTATAGTCCCCTATATACACAGGTAATTGCATTTCTACATCTTCTATCTTGAAGATGATAACATCTCTGTGTTTAGAGTTGTCTTTTAGTTCAGTATTATTTTGGTCAAATATCTCAGCAATTCTATTTCTTACTGCTCGCCACGTTTTTTTCCCATTAGAGATGAAGTCATTCAGGGTGTCTTGTAAGAAAACGTCATCTGTAAGCTCAATACCTTTAAAGTATCCAAGCATTTGTAAGGCACTCAGATCAATCGCATAATCCCCGATACGAGTTCCTATAGTTATAATATCATCTTTGGTGATAAAAACGCCAAACGGAATATTCTGAATTGGAAAGTCAGAATCTTTCTCTACCGGTAACCACGTTTTTCTCATCGGATCATTCGCACTTATCATCATAATTGTTTTTAGTTGTTTAGTCCTTTTGATTAATTATGCCTGTTTTCAGGAGTTTTAATTAAAAAAAGGAGCTTCGTTAATAGTATATCCAAATATATAATTAAGACTGAATATAACAAACGTTTTTTGTACATTTGGAATCAAATTAACGAAACACACAAACTAAATGAGAAGAGATTCTGAAATTTTCGACCTGATCGTAGAAGAACAGGATAGACAAATTCATGGTATTGAATTAATTGCTTCTGAGAACTTCGTGAGTGAAGAGACTATGGAAGCGGCAGGTTCTTGCTTGACTAACAAGTATGCTGAGGGATATCCTAACAAACGTTACTACGGTGGATGTGAAGTAGTGGACGTAGTGGAGCAAATCGCGATAGACCGTGCTAAAGCTTTATTCGGTGCTGAGTATGTAAACGTACAGCCTCACTCTGGATCACAAGCTAACACAGCTGTATTCTTCGCATGTCTTAAGCCTGGTGATAAAATCTTAGGATTTGACTTATCTCACGGTGGACACTTAACTCACGGATCGCCAGTTAACTTCTCAGGTAAGTTATATAACCCTGTATTCTACGGAGTAGATCAAGAGACAGGATTGTTAAACTATGACAAGATTCAAGAAGTAGCTACTAAA is a window of Myroides oncorhynchi DNA encoding:
- a CDS encoding SDR family NAD(P)-dependent oxidoreductase, producing MNSKTYLIYGVSKGLGKAITQYIPNEQDIIYGVSRSQPDYLTTALANKHWIAADLSNPIFATNTLKQEITDQKIDYFIYNVGIWEHNAFSVDYTFSDNTQDEIITMINTNISSCILMVQAFIENLKLSDNAKIILIGSTWGLDNHNGKEVAFSATKFALRGVIHALRENLREDNIGVSILNLGYLATEYGCEETATSIIEKSNGELIPLQDVLQAIRFIISTSKASCVKEINMPAMKDSNM
- a CDS encoding FG-GAP repeat protein, producing MNKRLTTIFFFTAVLSVSVACKDKETEVPSTDTTTEEVTTAVQTEEPMATVDEAAIEGDEAEYNPTIYPTSFKFKHDLILTGTFHEGEVPTDVSSKSWVGLVKETDGAYSVHKMNPTIKIVHDEVVDEVGEMTGVKVSAKSVGEIVFMTNEGLISQGSDLAIAQLPTIIYPGQSKEFTYKGKVYTIYAEGEKGAPYTYENNEGEVIKTYEIKKYQLYLKVKGQDKVITLLDLKSLEEATPTIEFAGDLNGDGYLDLLINTTYNYNMSRPTLYLSDTKSGQLNVKAVAALESLGC
- the fahA gene encoding fumarylacetoacetase; translation: MMISANDPMRKTWLPVEKDSDFPIQNIPFGVFITKDDIITIGTRIGDYAIDLSALQMLGYFKGIELTDDVFLQDTLNDFISNGKKTWRAVRNRIAEIFDQNNTELKDNSKHRDVIIFKIEDVEMQLPVYIGDYTDFYSSREHATNVGTLFRDPANALFPNWLHIPIGYHGRSSTIVPSGVNVKRPVGQTLPKGATVPVFGASQRVDFELETAFITTDANLMGDSVLVDNAEEYIFGMVLLNDWSARDIQTWEYVPLGPFLAKNFASSISPWIITLDALEPFRVAGPKQDPTPLPYLQQTGDGAFDIKLEVYLQPENGVDKLISASNLKYMYWTMSQQLAHHTVNGCKVNSGDLMGSGTISGPTPDSYGSMLELTWAGANPLTLADGSTRTFLHDYDTVTMKGFCQNEEVRIGFGEVRSTLLPATIKF
- a CDS encoding four helix bundle protein — its product is MNTHRNLEVWKYSVEFVSTVYDITKDFPKEEIYGLSNQLRQSAVAIPSNIAEGGARKGNKEYKQFLYIALGNLAELETQLVIAHDLNYLDNIAQYDSTITEIRSMLYTLIKSLKKNKE